The Fulvivirga ligni genome window below encodes:
- a CDS encoding DegT/DnrJ/EryC1/StrS family aminotransferase, whose product MERIYLSSPHMGGAELKYIQEAFDTNWIAPVGPHLTGFEKDLTSYVGVDHAAALSSGTAAIHLALIILGVGAGDEVICSSFTFAGSCNPIVYQGATPVFVDSEADTWNMDPDLLKEAITDRIKKGKKPKAIILVHLYGMPAKVDEIMQIAREFEIAVIEDAAEALGSMYKGKKMGAFGDFGILSFNGNKIITTSGGGALLSNNKEAIERARFLSTQARDQAPHYEHTTIGYNYRLSNISAGIGRGQMEILDDRVAGKRNIYDRYRKQLSQIDCIKFIDEPNDTFSNRWLTTVLIQENNKKINKDHVRIALEKENIESRPLWKPMHMQPVFNGVPSYISGVSERLFHEGLCLPSGTNMLEDDHTRVIELVSHLF is encoded by the coding sequence ATGGAAAGAATCTATTTGTCTTCACCGCATATGGGAGGAGCTGAGCTCAAATATATACAGGAAGCTTTTGATACTAATTGGATTGCCCCGGTAGGCCCACATTTAACAGGTTTTGAAAAAGATCTTACAAGTTATGTCGGGGTGGACCATGCCGCAGCTTTAAGTTCAGGTACAGCAGCTATTCATTTAGCTTTAATAATTCTTGGGGTAGGAGCAGGAGATGAGGTGATTTGCAGCTCATTTACTTTTGCCGGTAGCTGTAACCCAATAGTATATCAGGGAGCAACTCCAGTATTTGTTGATTCAGAAGCTGATACCTGGAATATGGATCCAGATCTTTTGAAAGAGGCGATAACAGATAGAATCAAGAAAGGTAAAAAGCCTAAGGCTATCATACTTGTACACTTGTATGGGATGCCAGCCAAGGTTGATGAAATCATGCAGATAGCCAGGGAATTTGAAATTGCTGTCATTGAAGATGCAGCAGAGGCATTGGGGTCAATGTATAAGGGTAAGAAGATGGGGGCATTCGGAGACTTTGGAATTTTGTCATTTAACGGAAATAAAATAATTACTACATCAGGTGGTGGAGCGTTACTTTCTAATAACAAAGAAGCCATAGAAAGAGCCAGGTTTCTGTCTACGCAAGCTAGAGACCAAGCGCCTCATTATGAGCATACTACCATTGGCTATAATTATAGGCTCAGTAATATTAGTGCGGGAATAGGCAGAGGACAGATGGAAATTCTGGATGATAGAGTGGCAGGCAAACGTAATATCTATGACAGATATAGGAAACAATTATCGCAGATTGATTGTATTAAGTTCATAGATGAACCTAATGATACATTCTCAAATAGATGGCTCACTACAGTTTTAATACAAGAAAATAATAAAAAAATAAATAAAGATCATGTAAGGATTGCTCTTGAAAAAGAGAACATTGAATCCAGACCATTGTGGAAACCAATGCATATGCAGCCCGTGTTTAATGGTGTACCGTCCTATATATCAGGAGTTTCCGAAAGGTTGTTTCATGAAGGGCTTTGTCTCCCCTCTGGAACAAACATGTTAGAGGATGACCACACAAGGGTAATTGAATTGGTTTCTCACCTATTTTAG
- a CDS encoding T9SS type A sorting domain-containing protein yields MKYFLLLTLSIFLVTDMFGQATGDFRTFSSGNWDNVNVWERFDGAVWVNPAPSAPTSSDGTITIRANHSIAIASGSVSADQIVIAANNASILSVSEGATLILDNGAGSDLNIQTGGFGGSTAGELQVYGTLQISNGATIANANATRLFVYGTYQHNYQDTPGTVYLASWADGSVLEFSGYTTVDAAPDGLNQSFYDFVWNCPSQNSTDGFIDFDGAFGSTTIRNDFILRNTNDIFFVLTQGTAYTLDIGNDFVVEGNSVLAFNGFSSASSTVNVAGDFLFGSTSSQPSWLSIEGDLDLNISGDLNISSGEFDLNAGSGTSDLSLAGNLTIAGTLTSSVSPSTFNFDGLNQTVSITGSFTGATNTIVNSQSLDLGTSVLRGSGDFTVSAGSELRVGSTAASGAIQSNTTAGNIRVSGTRTYNSGATITYNGAASQFIGTGHPTSSGVNLTIDNSNNVTLAGNVTVGELLTLQSGNLIVGAHTLTLDDGITGSGNITVSASSNIVLNGAGSTGTFPFNDTPTLNSFTLNRAGGGVTFTSDVTLQGALTINAGTLNFNDQALILNGTLVIGDGTGFLASNSSSNLTIGGSGAFGTLTFAAGNNELSTLTVQRPTGALALSGNLNIATTFSLTNGSFDNASGNIFMADGATLIKNSAATFSGNNPEVSPGETYNVSYTGSDQTTGAEIPAATETDALGDLTINAGIISLDQNLQINGVVTLQAGTFSISNNTVTVKNNWVRNNGSLSSGSSGLIIFDGTTTISGTNTATFGNIQLTNGSSLTLPSGTLNFSRNVQIDAGSTFNSNGGSVVLNGGNYNQSISAAGADFNNIRVSKSSGGNVILSNQLDLLGALTFTSPTQVTSNGNLTVISSSDGTSGNGRIGTLIVGASSASVTGDVVVQRYMSGEGRIWRYIASPIQDATVADWQDDFPITGDFTGHSTIAQWPAYTDMKETNASLYYYDETVSSADDQEGWIAYPASGGSNTAPIFAGQGYIAFNRVEDTPTVIDVTGPINTGVTPFNVSVTYTNTGNAAADGWNLIGNPFPSSINWNSTDIDKTNIDNTIYLKDASGQVFYWNGESGDITDGLIATGQAFWVKTNGASPSITISENAKVGSTAEFYRESNTITNQLIVSLSDGNMTDKTYLVVRTDAKDDFDSKYDAYKMNNSAYGKELFDLSSFNSDSVDLAMNYFPEFGCTRTVGLNIKDVKNGNYTLDVDGLNTFEGEVTILLHDTYLDATVDVSIQDSYVFSVDKSIKESYGKGRFYLEYVQEYLSSQLNINYSSDICVAQAANVKLENPQSAASYYLISNGVVISDTLSSINESPINFVISADQLSENSNDYTIKAQAATCSATSEGESFSFNVIDLKPTITVEEDYLKSNYSVGNQWYFNDQPIEGASGAIIQLDQAGVYELRVSQNGCEASSAGFEYLVTGIDFGDNGQFVGYPNPSSETIQFKFNDAIIGKEAVVEIYSPTGQRLNGDKIIVNESYKLNVASWLNGVYLIKFNVEDKVYTQRILKK; encoded by the coding sequence ATGAAGTATTTTTTACTCTTAACCCTTTCGATATTTCTTGTCACCGATATGTTCGGGCAGGCCACCGGAGATTTTAGAACATTTAGTTCAGGTAACTGGGATAATGTTAATGTCTGGGAAAGATTTGATGGAGCTGTTTGGGTCAACCCCGCTCCCTCTGCACCTACTAGTTCAGATGGAACCATAACTATACGTGCCAATCACTCGATAGCAATAGCTTCAGGTTCAGTTTCGGCGGATCAAATAGTAATTGCGGCTAATAATGCTTCTATTCTTTCTGTAAGCGAGGGAGCGACTCTGATTTTAGACAATGGCGCGGGTAGTGATCTAAACATACAAACGGGTGGTTTTGGAGGAAGTACGGCTGGAGAACTGCAGGTTTATGGTACATTGCAAATTTCTAATGGAGCTACTATTGCAAATGCTAATGCCACTCGCCTATTCGTTTATGGTACATATCAGCATAATTATCAAGATACTCCGGGTACTGTTTATTTAGCATCTTGGGCGGATGGATCTGTCTTAGAATTTTCAGGATATACAACTGTCGATGCGGCCCCGGATGGGTTGAATCAAAGCTTCTATGATTTTGTATGGAATTGTCCGAGTCAAAATTCCACTGATGGATTTATAGATTTTGATGGTGCCTTCGGTTCAACAACAATTCGAAATGACTTTATTCTGAGGAATACTAATGACATTTTTTTTGTTCTGACCCAAGGAACCGCGTATACGTTAGATATTGGTAATGATTTTGTGGTTGAAGGCAATTCGGTTTTAGCATTTAATGGTTTTTCAAGTGCAAGTAGTACTGTGAATGTTGCTGGAGACTTTTTATTTGGCTCAACCTCTAGTCAGCCTAGCTGGTTATCCATTGAAGGTGACCTTGATTTAAATATCTCAGGGGATTTAAACATAAGTTCAGGAGAGTTTGATTTAAATGCAGGAAGTGGGACTTCAGACCTTAGTTTGGCAGGTAATTTAACGATAGCAGGGACATTGACATCTTCAGTAAGTCCTTCCACCTTTAACTTTGATGGCTTGAATCAAACAGTTTCTATTACAGGTTCATTTACAGGAGCAACAAATACAATTGTAAACAGTCAATCCTTGGATCTTGGTACAAGCGTTTTGCGAGGTTCAGGTGACTTTACCGTTTCTGCAGGAAGTGAATTAAGAGTTGGTTCAACTGCAGCATCTGGAGCTATTCAGTCGAATACAACTGCAGGTAATATAAGAGTGTCAGGAACAAGGACTTATAATTCTGGAGCAACTATTACATATAATGGGGCTGCATCGCAATTTATTGGTACTGGGCACCCTACATCGTCCGGAGTTAACCTTACTATTGATAATAGCAATAATGTTACCTTAGCAGGTAACGTTACGGTAGGAGAACTTCTTACATTGCAAAGTGGTAACCTTATTGTTGGTGCTCATACATTAACACTAGATGATGGTATAACTGGTTCTGGTAATATTACAGTAAGTGCTTCATCCAATATTGTTCTTAATGGTGCTGGTTCTACTGGTACTTTTCCATTCAATGATACTCCTACCTTAAATAGTTTTACTTTAAACAGAGCTGGAGGTGGTGTTACATTTACATCGGATGTTACTTTACAGGGAGCTTTAACAATAAATGCTGGTACTCTTAATTTTAATGATCAAGCATTGATTTTAAATGGTACATTAGTAATTGGTGATGGAACTGGTTTTTTAGCTTCAAATAGCTCTTCAAATCTAACTATAGGAGGTAGTGGTGCTTTTGGTACTTTGACATTTGCTGCAGGCAATAATGAACTCAGCACTTTAACTGTACAAAGGCCAACAGGTGCATTAGCATTAAGTGGAAACTTAAATATAGCCACCACCTTCAGTCTGACCAATGGTTCTTTCGATAATGCCTCAGGTAACATTTTTATGGCTGATGGCGCAACTTTAATTAAAAATTCAGCAGCTACTTTTTCTGGGAATAATCCAGAAGTTAGTCCGGGTGAAACATATAATGTAAGCTATACAGGCAGTGATCAGACCACGGGTGCAGAAATTCCTGCGGCTACTGAGACAGACGCATTGGGTGATTTAACGATCAATGCTGGAATCATTTCTCTGGATCAGAATTTGCAAATCAATGGTGTCGTAACTTTGCAAGCAGGTACTTTTTCAATTTCAAACAATACAGTCACTGTAAAAAATAACTGGGTTAGGAATAATGGTTCTCTATCATCAGGTAGTAGCGGTCTAATAATCTTTGATGGTACTACTACAATTTCAGGAACTAATACAGCAACTTTTGGAAATATTCAGCTCACTAATGGATCAAGTCTTACTTTACCTAGTGGTACGTTAAACTTCTCTAGAAATGTACAGATAGATGCAGGATCAACCTTTAATTCCAATGGCGGAAGCGTGGTCCTTAACGGAGGTAATTATAATCAGTCTATCAGTGCAGCTGGAGCTGACTTCAATAATATTAGGGTAAGTAAGTCTAGTGGCGGTAACGTTATTTTAAGCAATCAGCTGGATCTTTTAGGAGCACTTACTTTTACTTCTCCTACTCAGGTTACTTCAAATGGTAACTTAACAGTTATCTCCTCATCGGACGGTACTTCAGGGAATGGTAGAATAGGTACATTGATAGTAGGCGCTAGTTCAGCTAGTGTTACCGGTGATGTAGTGGTTCAAAGATATATGAGTGGTGAGGGACGTATTTGGAGATACATTGCTTCTCCAATTCAAGATGCAACGGTAGCGGATTGGCAAGATGATTTTCCGATTACAGGTGATTTTACAGGTCATTCTACAATAGCGCAATGGCCAGCTTATACAGATATGAAAGAAACCAATGCGTCTCTTTATTATTATGACGAAACTGTGAGCAGTGCAGACGATCAAGAAGGTTGGATAGCTTACCCAGCATCTGGCGGAAGCAATACGGCTCCAATTTTTGCTGGTCAAGGCTATATCGCTTTCAATAGGGTAGAAGATACTCCTACAGTAATTGATGTCACTGGCCCTATAAATACTGGTGTTACACCATTTAATGTCAGTGTTACTTATACTAATACTGGGAATGCAGCAGCAGATGGGTGGAATTTAATTGGAAATCCTTTTCCATCTTCAATTAACTGGAATAGTACAGATATTGATAAAACAAATATTGACAATACAATTTATTTGAAAGATGCCAGTGGTCAGGTGTTCTATTGGAACGGTGAATCTGGAGATATTACAGATGGACTTATTGCCACAGGTCAGGCATTTTGGGTAAAAACAAATGGAGCCAGTCCTAGTATAACTATTTCTGAGAATGCCAAGGTAGGATCTACTGCTGAATTTTATAGAGAAAGTAATACCATAACCAATCAATTAATAGTTTCTTTATCTGACGGAAATATGACTGACAAAACCTATCTCGTTGTTAGAACAGATGCTAAAGATGATTTTGATAGTAAGTACGACGCCTATAAAATGAATAATTCAGCCTATGGTAAGGAGCTTTTTGATCTATCATCCTTCAATAGTGATAGTGTTGATCTTGCCATGAATTACTTCCCTGAATTCGGTTGTACCAGAACAGTTGGGTTAAACATTAAAGATGTGAAGAATGGAAACTACACACTTGATGTAGATGGTTTGAATACCTTTGAAGGTGAAGTAACTATTCTGTTACACGATACCTATTTAGATGCCACGGTTGACGTTTCAATCCAAGATTCATATGTTTTTTCAGTTGATAAAAGTATTAAAGAGTCCTATGGTAAGGGTAGATTCTATTTGGAGTATGTTCAGGAGTACCTAAGCTCACAGCTTAATATTAATTATTCATCGGATATTTGTGTGGCGCAGGCTGCTAATGTGAAGTTAGAAAATCCTCAATCAGCAGCCAGTTACTATTTGATATCAAATGGTGTGGTAATTTCTGATACGTTATCTAGTATTAATGAGTCTCCAATAAACTTTGTCATTTCAGCAGACCAATTATCAGAAAACTCAAATGACTATACTATAAAGGCTCAAGCAGCCACTTGCTCTGCTACTTCCGAAGGTGAGAGTTTTAGCTTTAATGTTATTGATTTAAAGCCTACGATTACTGTTGAAGAGGATTATTTGAAATCTAATTATTCTGTGGGGAATCAATGGTATTTTAACGATCAACCAATAGAAGGGGCTTCAGGTGCCATTATTCAACTAGATCAGGCTGGTGTATATGAATTGAGGGTTTCTCAAAATGGGTGTGAGGCTTCATCCGCGGGTTTTGAATATTTGGTAACAGGAATAGATTTTGGTGATAATGGTCAATTTGTAGGATACCCTAACCCTTCATCAGAAACTATACAATTTAAGTTTAATGATGCTATTATTGGAAAAGAAGCGGTAGTTGAAATATATAGTCCAACTGGTCAGAGATTGAATGGTGATAAAATTATAGTTAATGAATCTTACAAATTAAATGTGGCTTCATGGCTTAATGGTGTATATTTGATTAAATTCAATGTAGAAGACAAAGTATATACCCAAAGAATTTTAAAAAAATAA
- a CDS encoding acetyltransferase: MKPIAIYGAGGLGREVLTIIEAINEQKPTWKFIGFFDDGVVGHNILGGLDALNEFQGSLYLVIALGSTALKENLVQKIANDNIQYATLIHPRATILSKAVVIGEGTIIGAGAVLTVDIEVGKHVLINLNATVGHDCKLGDYCSVMPGVNIAGAVVVGAKVLVGSGANILNGLHIGENVKIGSGAVVTKDIIDNNTVIGIPARPL; the protein is encoded by the coding sequence ATGAAGCCGATAGCTATATATGGAGCCGGAGGCTTAGGACGCGAAGTGCTCACTATCATTGAGGCCATCAATGAGCAAAAACCAACCTGGAAATTTATAGGCTTTTTTGATGATGGGGTAGTGGGACATAATATATTAGGAGGCTTAGATGCATTGAATGAGTTTCAAGGTTCTTTATATTTAGTCATAGCGCTAGGGAGCACTGCCTTGAAAGAGAATTTGGTTCAAAAGATTGCCAATGACAATATTCAATATGCAACTTTGATCCACCCGAGAGCGACAATTTTGAGTAAAGCTGTAGTGATTGGAGAGGGAACAATCATAGGTGCTGGAGCTGTGCTTACAGTGGATATTGAAGTGGGCAAACATGTGCTAATCAATTTGAACGCAACTGTTGGGCACGACTGTAAACTGGGAGATTATTGCTCAGTAATGCCAGGAGTAAACATAGCAGGTGCCGTGGTGGTAGGAGCTAAGGTTCTGGTAGGTTCTGGGGCTAACATTCTGAATGGACTTCATATTGGAGAAAATGTTAAAATTGGTTCCGGAGCCGTAGTTACTAAAGATATAATTGATAATAATACCGTAATTGGTATTCCAGCCAGACCCCTGTGA
- a CDS encoding polysaccharide biosynthesis protein: protein MITKFLIQLRILPRWIIIVLDLFVVGFSTYLAYLLRFNFELSELYKFNYGLGILINTSACLLALLATKSYAGIVRYTGLHDGVRVLSTLLITHIATGLVNYGFNLYNGYNLLPYSVILISLLASFVFLFQYRLLIKNIFSYYRGPKKGDKLRVAIFGAGQLGMITKQVLDNSVEPNFRIVAFIEDDATKVGKVINGTEIYYGVDDLASLIEELDIKELIIAASRLSLDRKNAIVDACLSQNVRVRTIPEVDDWVKGELSVNQIKQVNIEDLLGRESIQLNNKLVWDQLKGKKVCITGAAGSIGSELVRQVIQYDPELVILIDQAESALYEVEREIASSEKDSRYKFCVADITNKKRIKEIFEIDQPDILFHAAAYKHVPMMERNPAEAVLCNVIGTRNLANLAIEYGTEKFVMISTDKAVNPTNVMGCSKRIAEIYVRALNNELRKAENKASKTSFVTTRFGNVLGSNGSVIPFFEKQIKEGGPVTVTHPDITRYFMTITEACQLVLEAGAMGNGGEIFIFDMGQSMKIVDLAKKMIRLSGLELDKDIEIVFTGLRQGEKLYEELLASKENTQPTHHHKIMIAKVLEYDYQEISQSVDKLHELAKLAKSNFDIVGVMKSIVPEFKSKSSEYEILDDVLSES from the coding sequence GTGATAACTAAATTTTTAATACAACTACGAATACTTCCAAGATGGATTATTATCGTTTTGGACTTATTCGTAGTTGGTTTTTCAACCTATCTGGCGTATCTCCTGCGCTTTAATTTCGAACTTTCTGAGCTTTATAAATTTAATTATGGTCTGGGTATTTTAATTAATACCAGTGCTTGTTTATTAGCTCTATTAGCCACTAAAAGTTATGCTGGCATAGTTCGCTACACCGGTTTGCATGATGGTGTTAGAGTGCTTTCAACATTGCTCATTACACATATTGCCACGGGATTGGTGAACTATGGCTTTAATTTATACAATGGCTATAATCTATTGCCATATTCGGTAATACTGATTTCACTCTTAGCCTCCTTTGTATTTCTATTTCAGTATCGTTTATTAATTAAAAACATTTTCTCATACTATAGAGGGCCCAAAAAAGGAGATAAGCTTAGGGTGGCTATATTCGGTGCCGGTCAATTAGGTATGATCACAAAACAGGTCCTTGATAATAGCGTTGAGCCTAATTTTAGGATCGTAGCGTTTATTGAAGATGACGCTACAAAGGTTGGTAAGGTCATTAATGGTACAGAGATATACTATGGTGTGGATGACCTGGCTTCTTTAATAGAGGAGTTAGACATTAAAGAGCTGATCATTGCGGCCTCACGCCTTTCTTTGGATAGGAAAAATGCAATCGTTGATGCATGTTTAAGTCAAAACGTAAGGGTAAGAACTATACCTGAGGTTGATGATTGGGTGAAGGGAGAACTCAGTGTAAACCAAATCAAGCAAGTTAACATAGAAGACCTTTTAGGTAGGGAATCTATTCAGTTGAATAATAAGCTCGTTTGGGATCAGCTTAAGGGCAAGAAGGTATGTATCACAGGTGCGGCGGGTTCTATAGGAAGTGAATTGGTAAGACAGGTGATACAATATGATCCCGAATTGGTGATTCTTATAGATCAAGCTGAGTCGGCATTATATGAGGTAGAAAGGGAGATAGCTTCTTCCGAAAAAGATAGTAGATATAAGTTTTGCGTGGCTGATATCACTAATAAGAAACGCATTAAGGAGATCTTTGAGATAGATCAACCGGATATACTTTTTCATGCGGCAGCTTATAAGCATGTACCTATGATGGAGCGCAACCCGGCTGAGGCGGTATTGTGCAATGTCATTGGGACTAGAAACCTCGCGAACCTGGCGATTGAGTATGGAACTGAGAAGTTTGTAATGATTTCTACAGATAAAGCTGTGAATCCTACTAATGTGATGGGGTGTTCTAAAAGAATTGCAGAGATTTATGTTAGAGCGCTCAATAATGAATTAAGAAAAGCTGAGAATAAAGCATCAAAGACCTCCTTTGTAACTACTCGTTTTGGTAACGTTCTGGGTTCTAACGGATCTGTAATCCCATTCTTTGAAAAGCAAATTAAGGAGGGTGGTCCGGTAACAGTGACCCACCCCGATATTACAAGGTACTTTATGACCATTACAGAGGCTTGTCAGCTCGTTTTAGAAGCTGGGGCTATGGGTAATGGGGGTGAGATATTTATTTTCGATATGGGGCAATCTATGAAGATTGTGGACCTTGCCAAGAAAATGATCAGACTCTCTGGTTTAGAATTAGATAAAGACATCGAAATAGTATTTACAGGCTTGAGGCAAGGTGAGAAGCTGTATGAAGAGCTATTGGCCAGCAAAGAGAATACACAACCTACGCATCACCACAAGATCATGATTGCTAAGGTGCTTGAATACGACTATCAAGAGATTAGCCAAAGTGTAGACAAGCTACATGAACTGGCTAAGTTGGCTAAGAGTAATTTTGATATCGTAGGAGTGATGAAGTCGATTGTGCCTGAGTTTAAAAGCAAAAGCTCAGAGTATGAGATACTTGATGATGTCCTTTCAGAAAGTTGA
- the xrtF gene encoding exosortase family protein XrtF yields MISEFKPAIFFLVKFIALYLILNLLYGLIIDSYTPQPDPVTRIVTRHVTAILSLFESHVEIVDNSNNPSVFIHNDNRNVLSVYEGCNGINVAIVFCVFLLSYGRPIKRTLWFIPLGLIIIYLTNLLRIALLYWVAEEMPKLMYFTHKYLFTAFIYVVVFALWYFWVTKLYKIKNEDAEE; encoded by the coding sequence ATGATTTCAGAATTTAAACCCGCCATATTTTTTTTGGTGAAGTTTATAGCACTTTACCTCATACTTAATCTTCTATATGGTCTTATTATAGACAGCTACACCCCTCAACCTGATCCTGTTACACGCATTGTTACTCGTCACGTTACAGCCATATTGAGTCTTTTTGAATCACATGTTGAAATTGTAGACAACTCAAATAATCCTTCTGTTTTTATTCACAATGATAATAGAAATGTTCTTTCTGTGTATGAAGGATGCAATGGCATTAATGTCGCTATTGTATTTTGTGTTTTTTTATTATCCTATGGTCGACCAATTAAAAGAACGTTATGGTTTATTCCTTTGGGACTTATTATAATCTATCTAACCAATTTACTAAGAATAGCGCTCTTATATTGGGTAGCTGAAGAAATGCCTAAACTGATGTATTTTACACATAAGTATCTGTTCACAGCGTTTATTTATGTGGTTGTTTTTGCACTTTGGTATTTTTGGGTGACGAAGCTCTATAAAATCAAAAATGAAGATGCTGAAGAATAA
- a CDS encoding sugar transferase has product MYKNFIKRIADFGVSFLGFLVILPVFLFVTILLAVANKGSAFFTQPRPGYKGRIFKVIKFKTMTDERDEHGELLPDEKRLTKIGSFVRKTSLDEIPQLLNVIKGDMSFVGPRPLLVEYLELYNEEQAKRHHVRPGITGWAQVNGRNAISWEEKFNFDVWYVKHQSFLLDIKILLLTVKKVFIADGISAEGVATMPKFKGTK; this is encoded by the coding sequence ATGTATAAGAATTTCATAAAGCGCATAGCAGACTTCGGAGTGTCATTTCTAGGATTTCTGGTTATACTTCCTGTGTTTTTGTTTGTAACAATTTTATTAGCAGTTGCTAATAAGGGCAGCGCCTTCTTTACGCAGCCCAGGCCAGGATACAAAGGAAGAATATTCAAAGTAATAAAGTTCAAAACCATGACAGACGAGCGAGATGAGCATGGAGAACTCTTACCTGATGAGAAAAGATTAACGAAAATCGGCAGTTTTGTTAGAAAAACGTCCTTAGATGAAATACCACAATTGCTCAACGTAATAAAAGGAGATATGTCCTTTGTAGGGCCCCGACCACTGCTGGTAGAATATCTAGAATTATATAATGAAGAGCAGGCCAAAAGACATCATGTTCGCCCTGGAATTACTGGTTGGGCCCAGGTAAATGGTAGAAATGCGATAAGCTGGGAAGAAAAATTTAACTTTGATGTTTGGTATGTAAAACACCAATCTTTTTTACTGGATATAAAAATTTTATTGCTCACCGTCAAAAAGGTTTTTATAGCTGATGGCATTAGTGCAGAGGGTGTTGCTACCATGCCTAAATTTAAAGGAACTAAATAA
- a CDS encoding acetyltransferase — protein MYLFGASGHAKVILDILKLTNQTVKGFYDDDPNKKELWGIPVLGHTDDFEANSGDSIITIGNNKIRKKVTEQISSSYGKAVHPTSVIAETVKVGQGTVVMANVTVNPDTQIGSHVILNTSSSIDHDCILEDFVHIAPNSTLCGGIKIGEGTLIGSGSVVIPNITVGKWVTIGAGCVVTEDIPDYAVVVGNPGKIIKYNR, from the coding sequence ATGTATCTATTCGGAGCTAGCGGCCATGCAAAGGTCATATTAGACATCCTTAAGCTAACTAATCAAACTGTTAAGGGGTTTTATGATGATGATCCTAATAAGAAAGAACTTTGGGGTATTCCTGTATTGGGTCATACGGATGACTTCGAGGCCAATTCAGGAGATAGCATCATTACGATTGGAAATAATAAAATTAGAAAGAAAGTAACGGAGCAGATATCGTCTTCATACGGCAAGGCTGTGCATCCCACTTCAGTGATTGCTGAAACCGTAAAAGTAGGACAAGGCACAGTGGTAATGGCAAATGTTACGGTAAATCCCGATACACAAATAGGAAGTCATGTTATCCTTAATACTTCCTCTTCCATAGATCACGACTGTATACTTGAAGATTTTGTTCATATAGCTCCTAACTCAACTCTTTGTGGCGGTATAAAAATTGGAGAGGGCACATTAATCGGAAGTGGATCGGTTGTTATCCCTAATATAACCGTGGGCAAATGGGTAACTATTGGAGCAGGATGTGTGGTGACAGAGGATATACCTGATTATGCTGTGGTGGTTGGGAATCCTGGAAAGATCATAAAATATAATCGATAG
- a CDS encoding exosortase F system-associated membrane protein has translation MLKNKSIHWGVLIIAIIGLMIMYLVQRNIQAFFNSLLSDSYYAFVAARIFRFLINDLLMIAVIYALFKKRKYVVFAFYVQLAGIIFILTPYLIIKSYTSYNGPLLSYLHRLIVNPLLMLLLIPAFLYQEKINQSKS, from the coding sequence ATGCTGAAGAATAAGTCAATTCATTGGGGTGTTCTCATTATTGCAATTATAGGTCTTATGATCATGTATCTTGTGCAACGAAACATACAGGCCTTCTTTAATTCCCTCCTTTCAGATTCCTATTATGCCTTTGTAGCTGCCAGGATCTTCAGGTTTTTGATAAATGACCTTTTGATGATAGCCGTTATATACGCCTTATTTAAAAAAAGAAAGTATGTTGTCTTCGCATTTTATGTACAGCTAGCAGGCATTATTTTCATTTTAACTCCTTATCTTATAATTAAGTCATATACTTCATACAATGGGCCATTACTTTCTTATCTTCACCGTTTGATTGTAAACCCTTTACTAATGCTGCTCTTGATTCCGGCATTTTTATATCAGGAAAAGATCAACCAGTCAAAATCTTAA